AATAATGTGAAATTCACAGGAATTGCGATAGACAGACTGCACATAATCATTAATCCTTCCTTCTAACATTATGCAGACTTTAACTTATACAAGATGTTTGTTTTCATGGAGGCAATGTTTCATGGAATGATTCTACACACCAAGATAAGATAAAAACCAAGAATGACGGAATTATGTTTATTATTTTCGGACCTGTAAGaagttattgtaattaagaaaaatttcgaGAAAATGTACTACAGAAACACGCGTTTTAAGACACTCTAATCCCGTTTTTGGtataaatgtaaattttttaatatgattacaCGGGACTCAGCGCCAGAAACtgttcaatttttcaaatttttcactACACGGTTGTATATTATTGTGTAGAACTCGGTATTCGTTCCATTTAATTGCATCCCACACATACTAATTAAAAAGTATTCCTATGCATAGCAATAAATCCTAACACTTAGTCTCTCTGAGTTTACTGGACAATTCTTACTGTCAAGTTCCCACCATCAGTCTAGAAACACATTTTGAAAATCGAAAGTTCCCCGAAatctgtaaaataaaaatttttactaTTACTATTGGCCAAAGGGCatcgaaaataattaataaccaTGAACATTCATGTCATGCTATAATCTTAATACCATTAAACATACGCCGCTATCAGTGAACTGTCGACGTTTGCAAGAACGCATAGTTGTAAAAAGCGTAGTTAAATTAACAAAACTTTGACAAATACTTATCCTAGCATTTGAAACATAAATGTATTTCCCATTTTACGTGTTATTCATATTTTGCATATTCTATGTACGTTATTTAAATAACGtaataatgtaaatataataattaaaatggcTATCGTTTTCAACTGTGGCTTAAACCGACATCCGAATGGTATATAAAGGCTGTATTTGCCACCGCTGGCATAATTAACCGTGACTGCGACCAAAGTAAAAGTACTGAAATACgaagtaaatttaaattatgcatCGTATTTTCGCGATCTTATTGTTGCTTGCGGCCATCGGCTTTGGTAAGTGCAGTAAATATCTATTATCATAGCGTATTAAATTACTTAAAATATGTATTGACTTCTTCTTATTGGATTATACAATTTTTGTTTACGTATCCTATGGCCTCTCTTTGTCATATCGAGTATAACAACaatatataatatttcttttgtgtgaattatttaaaaaattattcaataTAAAACATACTTAGTAATCACTTGGCTTACTGTATTGAAACGCAAAGCATTATTTAAATccattaataatttatgcatcaTTGTATACATTAGGtgatgaatttttatgaaaataattaaatatgtgTCATAATCGTGTGTatacatacaaggtgttcggccacccctgggaaaaattttaatacaggattctagaggccaaaataagacaacaattaagaataccaatttgttgatggaggcttcgttacaaagttattaacaattaaattcaaaaatttcaaatcgttctgaaaaaattatttttagttggaggggtcaattacaatcatttttggtgaatacacatactttagaaatcctacccattttctagaaaaaaattcgagtaagtgctgaaaattttgggtgaaaaaaaaaccttcgaatcgtcttggaaaaattatttttagttacaggggtcaattgcaagcatttttggtcaacagacatacccccgaaatcctactcagtttcgagaaaaaaattccttaccgaaaatatcatttctggctagaaatgtctgcccgaattttcatgcgaatctttaaaacgtcataacttctaaacggattggacgattttaatgtttaaaaaagcaaactacgcgtattttagtggagaatatgtacaaatcgcaaaaatattcgaaaagttggtccttgaccccgcaaaatgagaaaacccccataaaactgttccaattttcaaacgttcataactcttacaattgtgaatatatttcaatgaaacttttttctgaagtagagctcataggtacctacaaaaaagtattaaacaacttttctgtagggcgtcaaacaaaattactaaaaatgaaaaagtaatttttaagaaaaatcgacaagggggtaggtgcccaaatttttcgacgaaaaaaaaaatttttaattaattctgaaaaaattattttcggttgcaggggtcaattacaatcatttttggtgtatagacatacccccgaaatcttgcgcattttcgagaaaaaaattcaatacggtcggaactttaattcttgattttcgtcttatttttgcctctagaatcccccattaaaatttttcccaggggtggccgaacaccctgtatagtattaaTGAGATGTTCGATTTTTACATTTCGTACGAATATGTAACTTCATAATAAtatacattttttatgaatttataaacCTTAAATTTACAAATATCATTATTGACAAACAATATACGAATTTCTTATAATGTTTCTATAAATtaacaaatataattatttatttattaattcatacaaaatttataaattctgcATAAATTTGCATCGATTTCTGTATTAATACATTTTAAAATTATGAATTtcgttatttaataaaatttaaatacctctCGTAACGGATTGGGTGCATTTTTAAAATCGgaactttaatttaaaaaagtaaTCTACTTTTTATACGAATGTGATACTCGATGCAAGCATTTCACTGAATACAAATTACAGTATTTAGGATTCCATAACATGATTAAATGCAAAATGTCAGAATATTTATCAATCGATGtacatattaaatataaatatctacatattcagtattttagatgtatttcaattgcaaaaatattcgaggcTGCCCATTTCTGATCAGAGCAAACAAATAACTCTGCAGTAATTAAAAGATGAACTATAAATTTGTGCTTTTTGCTACTTTGTTCATACAGCAAGCGCCGATTATCCCAAGAAGGATGTGGTTACCATTCTTGCCACTAATTTAGAAAGTGCCAACAGTGTCGATAATTATGAAAACGCCAGTGAGACTGAAGTGGAAGAAGAGCCTGATATAGACATGAAAATAGTCAACGGTGCAGATGCTAAACCTGGTGATTTCCCCTACACAGTATCCCTCAGAATATGGAACCAGCACTTTTGCGGGGGTTCCATAATTGCCAAAAATGTCATCCTCACAGCAGCGCACTGTATTACAGCCGGTAGCTCACACATAAACGATATGACAGTTGTAACTGGCACCATCTATCGCAATAAAGGTGGCGAGAGCCATAAAGTGTCTGCTATGTACTACTTACAGAATTATGGTGGTTCTAGAGACCTTGGTATAATTAAGGTAAGACCTTCGTACGTGTAAGCAAGTGTTAACTGTAGTCGACCCTGAGACTTTCAATTTCAACACTTTGTAATCTTCAATTCGATCGAATGGGACTTGAAAATGTAAATCTTCGATATAATTTTGTGAACCTGTTGTTATTCGAAACTCAGCAAAGAATCAATGTTCATCTCTGTTCGCTAAACGATAATATGTTAAATTTACGTTACACGTGGACACGAATACATTTTTCCAGATTGCTGATGACATCCAGTTCAATGCTCGCCAACAGCCAGTCGCGCTTCCCACTGAAAGGCCACCAGCAAACGCATACGCTGTTGTAAGCGGATGGGGTGGTACGACGTCCACACCTCCATTCATGCCTGCTGACAGACAACAATATCTCAACGTCAAGATGCTGAGCCCTCAAGATTGCAGGAAAGAGTACAGTGACATAAAGACAGAAATCTGCACTGTTAGTACTCGCGAGCAAGGAATATGCAGCGTAAGTATCAAGAAACTCATTTGTACGCAGACCGTATTAAGGAAAATTAGAATAGTAAGTACTTAATTCGCATTAGCGAACTTCTGTCGTTAAAAAGCTCTCTTATAGAATTGGAAATTCGAAAACATGGtacattaaaaatgtataacGACTGAAATCTCCCATAGCGAAGGAAATTTCATTAGTTATACATTTTTGATGTACCATTTTTTGTTCAGAAACGTTAGGAAAGAAACTCTATCGCAAAAACAATTAAATAACAAAGTTTAACTCTTTCTGTTCTCTCTTTCGGGAAGCGATTTTTCCTCCGAACATGGAAAATATTTGCCTGTCAAAAGGAGCGATCGGAATGCGTCTCCATTTTACAACTGTTTTAGttaatttgtaaaaaaactCAAATGGTTGCA
The sequence above is a segment of the Colletes latitarsis isolate SP2378_abdomen chromosome 6, iyColLati1, whole genome shotgun sequence genome. Coding sequences within it:
- the LOC143342613 gene encoding chymotrypsin-2-like, with protein sequence MHRIFAILLLLAAIGFASADYPKKDVVTILATNLESANSVDNYENASETEVEEEPDIDMKIVNGADAKPGDFPYTVSLRIWNQHFCGGSIIAKNVILTAAHCITAGSSHINDMTVVTGTIYRNKGGESHKVSAMYYLQNYGGSRDLGIIKIADDIQFNARQQPVALPTERPPANAYAVVSGWGGTTSTPPFMPADRQQYLNVKMLSPQDCRKEYSDIKTEICTVSTREQGICSGDSGGPLVYKGQVVGVVSRAVLCAKGHPDVFTSVYDNRDFILSTMQKIRN